In Archocentrus centrarchus isolate MPI-CPG fArcCen1 chromosome 21, fArcCen1, whole genome shotgun sequence, the following are encoded in one genomic region:
- the LOC115800459 gene encoding uncharacterized protein LOC115800459 translates to MACARRQDSHIAMYCPNCGKELVELSPNFCSNCGKRIQEICVGSTPQPSTRQTIPPCPTPAFSTFLEYQQKKNEERQKYSVGRKGLKHKEKIKVRINVGLMVIQKGGLRPQRGKNISLTTDPDISATTLLSQAVKKMKDFNKDIKDGPFLLLYPDGTEVINIPGTQRPFTLGAYKAEVGKPYQRITVFICLKRDFEEVGNLSDLSDSDPEIVIKKSSELDLADTLPWEPLDESSPLQQVAETEDDVGDLVLSNEVQQDIDLDNRKDPGTRECLTVQSSCYRNYTNLFEPILIDDEDDVEDLTHDKEKELPTEEPVKTNVQAHEIIAHLALAIDRKKVSRFNICRSDVWDGAVRGFQRSTYSDSNDMFIKFNDDAGCFEEGLDTGGPRREFLTLLMSHLRNRPIFDGPPENRYLVCNSRAAREDEYFLAGKMIAVSIVHGGPAPHFLSKNLVNHMIGNPSFSATVEDVQDEEIGKVLQQVLEAESEESLQNVILQNSTMFQTAGCLRSVKTCEKQAFVEEYLRWYIIDRNHSAIQRFKDGLASLGFLPALQQHSSVLSPVLCFSAKALTASDLETMFRPDLSATGSNRRQKEGKTLGFWADYLLDSEEKMTAVSLEDLLMFATGLAALPPAGIMPPPRLEFLSDSPFPVANTCANTLKLPLLESYIVFKANMDFGIQNAPGFGCH, encoded by the exons ATGGCGTGCGCTCGGCGGCAAGACAGTCATATCGCTATGTATTGTCCTAACTGCGGGAAAGAGCTGGTTGAGCTGTCACCAAACTTTTGCAGCAACTGTGGCAAGAGGATTCAAGAAATATGTGTCGGAAGTACTCCACAGCCTTCAA CACGACAGACTATTCCACCCTGCCCGACTCCAGCCTTCAGCACCTTCCTAGAAtatcaacaaaagaaaaacgaGGAGCGGCAAAAGTATTCTGTAGGGAGAAAGGGGTTAAAGcacaaggaaaaaataaaagttcgg ATAAATGTTGGCTTGATGGTCATTCAGAAGGGTGGTCTAAGGCCACAACGTGGAAAAAATATTTCCCTTACAACAGACCCAGACATCTCTGCCACAACTCTGCTTAGTCAggctgttaaaaaaatgaaggacttcaacaaagatataaaagatgggcCTTTCCTTCTTCTGTATCCAGATGGGACAGAGGTTATTAATATCCCTGGGACACAAAGACCTTTTACCCTTGGTGCTTATAAGGCTGAAGTTGGCAAGCCATATCAAAGGATTACTGTTTTCATCTGCTTGAAAAGGGACTTTGAAGAAG TTGGAAATTTGTCAGACTTGTCTGACTCTGACCCAGAGATTGTTATTAAAAAATCCTCAGAGTTGGATCTTGCTGATACACTG CCATGGGAACCTCTGGATGAAAGCAGTCCTTTACAACAAGTGGCAGAAACAGA GGATGATGTTGGGGATCTAGTGCTTTCAAATGAAGTACAACAG gatATAGATTTGGATAACAGAAAAGATCCAGGCACCCGTGAATGTCTCACTGTCCAGAGCTCCTGTTACAG AAACTACACCAACCTGTTTGAACCCATTCTGATTGACGACGAAGACGATGTTGAAGATCTTACTCATGACAAAGAGAAAGAGCTGCCTACAGAAGAGCCTGT aaaaacaaatgtgcagGCACATGAAATTATTGCACATCTGGCACTGGCAATTGACCGCAAGAAGGTCAGCAGGTTCAATATATGTCGGTCAGATGTATGGGATGGAGCTGTTCGCGGATTTCAACGCAGCACGTACTCTGACAGCAATGACATGTTCATCAAGTTTAATGACGATGCTGGCTGCTTTGAAGAAGGGTTGGATACAGGCGGCCCAAGGCGTGAATTCCTTACACTTCTCATGAGCCATCTGAGAAATCGCCCCATCTTCGATGGACCCCCAGAAAACCGTTATCTTGTCTGCAATTCAAGAG CTGCCAGGGAAGATGAGTATTTTTTAGCAGGAAAGATGATTGCTGTATCCATTGTACACGGGGGACCAGCACCACATTTTCTGTCAAAGAACCTGGTCAACCACATGATAGGGAATCCAAGTTTCAGCGCAACTGTAGAAGATGTGCAAGATGAGGAGATAGGGAAAGTTCTGCAGCAG GTCCTGGAAGCAGAATCAGAGGAATCTctgcaaaatgtaattttgcaaAACAGTACCATGTTCCAAACTGCTGGATGCCTCAGAAGTGTGAAGACATGTGAGAAGCAAGCTTTTGTGGAGGAGTATCTCAGATGGTACATCATTGACAGAAACCACAGTGCCATTCAACG ATTCAAAGATGGATTGGCAAGTCTTGGTTTCCTCCCTGCACTGCAGCAGCATTCCAGTGTTCTGTCCCCAGTCTTATGCTTCTCTGCCAAGGCCCTGACTGCTTCAGACTTGGAGACCATGTTCAGACCAGATCTCAGCGCAACAGGAAGCAACAGGCGTCAGAAGGAGGGAAAAACACTGGGCTTTTGGGCAGATTATCTCCTTGATTCAGAAG AAAAAATGACAGCTGTATCTCTGGAAGATCTGTTGATGTTTGCTACAGGTCTGGCAGCACTTCCACCAGCAGGCATAATGCCACCTCCACGCCTCGAGTTTTTAAGTGATTCACCTTTTCCAGTTGCAAACACCTGTGCAAATACACTGAAGCTACCGCTTTTGGAATCATACATTGTTTTTAAGGCAAACATGGACTTTGGGATCCAAAATGCTCCAGGATTCGGCTGTCATTAA